In Harmonia axyridis chromosome 6, icHarAxyr1.1, whole genome shotgun sequence, a single window of DNA contains:
- the LOC123682415 gene encoding uncharacterized protein LOC123682415 codes for MDVNRLLNDELTYELQLRGQIIPSTVMLKRSLLRQVLKLNLPLQPTGMNPTLDMESCQNKLTDLLEAIKHFDTGNTTNEYTRISTRLIHIQRRLNFIITENETESQMIEQLKETAARALRSLEALVTADRPQPSNHPDGSLLDVEIPQSPGMSPIQPTKVAPLETSLITLDADDQPLPQVPIPQAATPKNKSKLAQVLNETRQECEDLLQHLPTMPVSQPQRQNVEQQEGPTHSRWTSSMRRVSFPHPTESIIDLNPRHDPQVKSTPTATVPIHKWNIYFDGTDSVTGFIEEIERLAESRKTSLEHVFESIYELLRKDAKDWFIPRRGLFRNWDDFKNQLKEAFLPVNYEENLLDEIKKRMQGPDEKLLLYVTRMQNLFQKLTCNRPTESEQIRLIRQRLLPSLQQALAFQETTTYDELLKKGKVFEMVQWQMGHYTKPPVKPSLIDEPHLTYHQRRQQDYPANLSAISENTRQRNHSTRQEAPTPSPSSKKGPSRPLTTARRIEDWNCSVSPGPDRPHLPSRPPEYSTNRTGNANTSQDRNGSPPERRVSSQTQCFRCGGYGHLRRDCRGTPKMFCSRCQRENILSRDCPCPQNRRGTTPSTSAGLLTTVIPIVSNDSWPLVEVHIEGKLFHALIDTGAAKSCCSQRVAQLCEINGIKGEKSTTEAVMVANGQTTAIPKMYHLGMVIADYALKNIEFLLVPNLPVDLILGIEMLKTYNFSLDIKNTECYLEGRRIPRAKQVCQEVIEVQTPEKHLQNRRGSHNKPVDSLARNPLPTLNCVQLKETGIQCKWYKNKFQGVEKGPEHCPEYSIINGRLHRHFWDSSDAREAGTGHPWKLCIPTEQRTKVLKENHDSALAGHLGIAKMIAKISWNYYWPGMFRDIAKYVRNCTSCQKFKVPQQQLAGKMQPRKMVDAPFKEVPVLRRRTTTEMRMPRTPQSSVSSVQGRNTLARVERVVKRTTTQSTQTPPLCQLRTNQTTPAPRSVRIVGTMGNKVYLEVRPNTCWKCGKTCPSRQECRGRPLLFCSRCGLIGTQTRYCECVPRKLAPRPPATRSEQPARRPCARCTEREAMQRREERTTHQKMR; via the exons ATGGATGTGAATCGACTATTGAATGATGAGCTGACTTATGAATTACAGCTGAGAGGACAAATAATACCCAGCACAGTAATGCTAAAGAGAAGTCTATTACGACaggtattgaaattaaatttgccTCTACAGCCGACAGGAATGAACCCGACACTGGACATGGAGTCCTGTCAGAATAAACTCACCGACTTGCTGGAAGCCATTAAACACTTTGACACTGGGAACACCACAAATGAATATACTCGGATTTCAACAAGATTGATACACATTCAGAGAAGACTGAATTTTATTATCACTGAAAATGAAACCGAGTCACAGATGATAGAACAATTAAAGGAGACTGCAGCTCGGGCCTTGAGGTCATTGGAGGCACTAGTGACTGCAGACAGACCGCAGCCATCGAATCATCCGGATGGATCGCTTTTGGATGTAGAGATCCCACAGTCGCCGGGGATGTCTCCCATACAGCCAACCAAGGTTGCACCACTGGAGACATCGTTGATAACATTGGACGCTGATGATCAGCCACTACCACAGGTTCCAATTCCCCAGGCTGCGACacctaaaaataaatcaaaattagcaCAGGTCCTGAATGAAACTAGACAGGAATGTGAAGATTTACTACAGCATTTACCAACAATGCCAGTTTCTCAACCACAGAGGCAGAATGTGGAACAACAAGAGGGGCCAACTCATAGTAGGTGGACGAGCTCTATGAGAAGGGTGTCATTCCCCCATCCGACGGAATCGATAATAGATTTGAACCCCCGACATGACCCCCAAGTGAAGTCAACACCGACTGCAACGGTACCCAttcataaatggaatatttattttgatggcACTGATAGCGTAACCGGATTTATAGAGGAGATAGAGAGACTGGCTGAATCCCGGAAGACATCCTTAGAGCATGTGTTCGAATCGATTTACGAACTTTTACGAAAGGATGCCAAGGATTGGTTCATCCCCCGGAGGGGACTTTTCAGAAACTGGgatgatttcaaaaatcaattaaaGGAAGCATTCTTACCAGTCAATTATGAAGAGAACCTACTGGATGAAATCAAGAAGAGGATGCAAGGCCCTGATGAAAAGCTATTGTTGTATGTTACCCGGATGCAAAATCTGTTCCAGAAACTGACTTGCAATCGTCCCACGGAGAGTGAAcagattcgactgataagacagAGGTTATTGCCATCACTGCAACAGGCTTTGGCCTTTCAAGAGACCACCACGTATGATGAACTCCTGAAAAAgggaaaagtttttgaaatggTTCAATGGCAGATGGGACATTATACCAAACCACCGGTTAAACCCAGCCTCATCGATGAACCACATCTAACATATCATCAACGTCGTCAACAGGACTACCCGGCCAACCTCTCTGCAATTTCGGAGAATACTAGACAACGAAACCACAGTACTCGTCAGGAAGCTCCCACACCATCTCCATCTTCGAAAAAGGGCCCGTCAAGACCGCTAACCACAGCCAGAAGGATAGAAGACTGGAATTGCTCAGTATCCCCTGGACCAGATCGTCCCCATCTGCCCTCGAGGCCACCGGAATACTCGACCAACAGAACAGGAAATGCCAACACCTCCCAGGATCGGAATGGATCACCACCGGAGCGAAGAGTGTCCTCCCAGACACAATGCTTCAGATGCGGGGGATATGGCCACCTACGTCGAGACTGCCGAGGGACACCGAAAATGTTTTGCTCCCGATGTCAACGAGAAAATATCCTCTCACGAGACTGCCCATGTCCTCAAAACCGGAGAGGAACTACACCGTCAACTTCAGCGGGACTCCTAACTACAGTAATTCCTATCGTTAGCAACGACAGCTGGCCTCTGGTAGAAGTGCACATTGAGGGAAAGTTATTCCATGCATTGATAGACACTGGCGCGGCAAAGAGCTGCTGTAGTCAGAGGGTGGCCCAGCTGTGTGAAATAAATGGAATCAAGGGAGAAAAATCAACGACTGAAGCTGTCATGGTAGCAAATGGACAAACTACAGCCATACCGAAGATGTATCACCTTGGAATGGTGATAGCCGATTATGCCCTGAAGAACATAGAATTCTTACTTGTACCCAACTTACCAGTCGACTTAATCCTGGGAATAGAGATGCTGAAGACATACAACTTCTCCCTGGATATCAAGAATACAGAATGTTATCTAGAAGGACGACGGATCCCCAGAGCTAAACAGGTTTGCCAAGAGGTCATAGAGGTGCAGACTCCCGAAAAACACCTCCAGAATCGAAGAGGATCCCACAACAAACCTGTTGACAGCCTGGCGAGAAATCCATTACCGACACTTAACTGTGTACAACTGAAAGAGACAGGTATTCAATGTAAGTGGTATAAAAATAAGTTTCAGGGAGTAGAGAAAGGACCAGAGCACTGCCCCGAGTATTCCATCATCAATGGAAGATTGCACCGACACTTTTGGGATTCATCAGATGCCAGGGAAGCTGGAACAGGCCACCCATGGAAGCTGTGTATACCCACCGAACAGAGGACCAAAGTACTGAAAGAAAACCACGACTCAGCCTTGGCTGGACATCTGGGAATAGCTAAGATGATTGCGAAGATCTCGTGGAATTATTACTGGCCAGGTATGTTTAGGGACATTGCGAAATATGTCCGGAACTGCACTTCGTGCCAAAAGTTCAAAGTACCCCAACAGCAACTGGCAGGAAAGATGCAACCTCGAaagatggtggatgcgccgtTCAAGGAAGTACCGGTGTTAAGGAGGAGAACAACGACGGAGATGCGGATGCCCAGAACCCCCCAGAGCTCGGTATCGTCAGTGCAAGGGAGAAACACCCTAGCAAGAGTGGAGAGGGTGGTGAAACGGACCACTACACAGTCTACACAAACACCCCCTTTGTGCCAGCTGCGTACCA atcaaacCACACCGGCCCCCAGGAGCGTTCGTATTGTAGGTACGATGGGAAATAAAGTGTACCTAGAGGTTAGGCCCAACACTTGCTGGAAGTGCGGCAAGACATGTCCCTCGCGGCAGGAGTGTCGAGGTCGACCACTCCTATTCTGCAGCAGATGTGGTTTGATAGGTACGCAGACCAGGTACTGCGAGTGCGTACCCAGGAAACTGGCCCCACGGCCGCCAGCAACTAGGTCGGAACAACCAGCCAGGCGTCCATGTGCAAGATGCACAGAAAGGGAGGCCATGCAGCGGAGAGAAGAGAGGACTACTCACCAGAAAATGAGATAG